The DNA region ATAACGTTCTCGGTAACGCCGTTCAGTTCGTCCACCTCGTTCGTGATTGCCGCATCCAGCAGATGGTTGACCGTCACTTCGAATGCAGCCCGGGAAAGGACACTCTCCTTCTCCCCGGCGATACCATGGCGGCCGATCTGCTTGACCTCGCCGTCCATGCACATCATATCCGCAACGAGCATGATATGACGGACATCGACGCCGATACCCTGCTCGTTCAGGGTGTTCAGGGCCTCCTGGATGATTGCATTCCGGCCGGCCTCGATGCCGAGCACATCGGCGATCTCGCTGATGTTGTTGCTCCGGGTGCGGGAAGTGTCGACTCCTTCGACTTCGAAGACATCCTTTAGGTTGGAGCCCTCAGTATAAAGGATATACTCTCCCCCCTCTTTTCTGACAACGACCCGCTCGATATCATCGATGCCCTGAACGATGACGTTCCTGACGTGTTCCGCAAGTTGAAAGAGGTTCTGGTAACTCTCCTGATTTTTCGGGGTGAATGTTATCGAAGGCTTTTTCGGGTCGGCCTCAACCTCAAAATCACGGTAATGCCGCCGTTCCCGGATCTTTCTCGGCGCCGCTTCGATGATCTCCTCCACTGCGATCTTTCGCCGGTCACAGACCGCCCTGTTCAACAGAACAAGAACCTGCATATTCTCCATATCGATGGTGATGTCCCCGAACTCATGGAGCGGCGCGGCCTCAATCTGCCAGCTCACCTCGCGGGCGCGGTCGCGATCGAACGCCCAGTCATCCAGCAGGTAGACAGCCATCGTCGGGGTGCTCGGTTCGCGCCTGGCGTCCATGATCTCGATCAGGCGGGGGAGACCCAGCGTGACGTTGATCTCGGCCACACCCGCGTAGTGGAATGTACGCATCGTCATCTGGGTGCCAGGCTCACCTATCGACTGCGCTGCCACAACACCTACCGCCTCGCAGGGCTCGATCCGGCTTTTCTGGTACTCGTTGGAGACCATCTCCACAATCCGCTCGAACTGCTCCGCTGTGATCTCCTTCCCCGCGAGACTTGCCTTCAGGTCCTCCCGTGTCCGGTAAGGCAGATCGAGGGCGTCGATCTCCCGTTCCATCTCGCTGTTCATTTGACCTCCTCCCTCAACACGCTCTCCACGATACCCTTAACGTCCACAGGGGCGCCGTAACTGCTCTTTGCAGGGTCGGTACCGTCCTCGCCGTAACGGAACTGGATGATCCGGCCGCCGGTAGTCCGGACAGTGCCGTCGTAGGCGACCTTGAGGTCCTGCAGGGCGTTGATCATCCTCCGCTGGAGATAACCGCTCTGAGACGTCCTGACGGCTGTGTCCACAAGACCCTCACGTCCGCCGATGGCGTGGAAGAAGAATTCCGTTGGGGAGAGACCGCTTTTGTAGCTGTTAATGATGAACCCATGCGCCTCAGCACCGCGATCGCCGCGCCGGAAGTGGGGCAGCGTCCGCTCATCGTAACCACGCATGATCCGCTCGCCGCGAACCGACTGCTGGCCGAGACATCCGGCCATCTGGGTCAGGTTCAGCATCGATCCGCGTGCTCCCGAGACTGCCATCACGACAGCGCTGTTAGCCGTCCCCAGGCGCTGGCCGGCAATCTCACCGGTGCGGTCACGGGCCTTGCCGAGCACCTGCATGATCTGCATCTCAAGCGTCTCCTCAAGCGTCCGGCCTGGCATGGGCTCAAGCTGCCCCTCGTTGTAGATCCTTATCCGGCGCTCGACATCGGTGATGGCGTTGTTGAGCACCTCCTCGATCTGCCCGTACTCCGTCCTGGAGAGGTCTTCATCATCGATGCCGAACGAGAACCCTTCCAGCATGATCGCCTGGATCGAGAGTTTGGTCACGTCGTCGATGAACCTGGCCGCTCTCTTCATTCCGTGCTGCCTTATGATCCGGTGCAGGATCTGGCCGTCAAACGCACCGATTGCCTTCTTGTCGATGGTTCCTGAGAGCAGGTTGCCATCGGCGATCCGGACGTATGCGTCGTTCTCACAGAGTTCCCGCCGGCACGTCTCGCAGTTCTGGCATGACGAAGCCCTAAAGATCATGTTCAGATCGTCGGGGAGGATGAGCGAGAAGACCTGTTTGTTTGTCCAGAGTGGGTTCCCATCCCCGTCCTTTGCTGCGGGTTCGGGCAGGTGGTCGAGGGGAAGGTTTCGGGTGAGGTAGAGTGCCGTTGCCCTGTCGAAGTGGCGGGTTTTGTGAGTCAGGAGGAAGATTCCCGACACGTGGTCATGTATCCCGCCGATGATCGGGCCGCCGGTTCGCGGTGAGAGAATGTTTGCCTGTACCGCGATCAGGATCTCGGCCTCGGCCCGCGCCTCTTCAGTCTGCGGGATGTGCAGGTTCATCTCGTCACCGTCGAAATCGGCGTTGTAGGGTGGGCAGACGGCTGGGTTCAGCCGGAACGTCTTCCCATCCATCACGACAACCCGGTGCGCCATGATGCTCATCCGGTGCAGTGAGGGCTGTCGGTTGAAGAGGACTATATCTCCGTCTTTGATCTGCCTCTCCACCGTCCAGCCAGGCTCGAGCATCTCCGTGACCGTCTCCAGGTTCACCTCCGAGAGCCGTATCCGCCGGTTGTCAGGCCGGATGACGTAGTTTGCGCCGCATGGCGACCGGATTGTGTGGCGTTCGGGGCCGTTCAGGACGTACTGCCGCATCTCCTCGATGTTGAACGGCGTCACCCTGACGGGGATGGTCATCTCGTTTGCGATGGCGAGCGGGATTCCAACCTCGGTGATCGAGAGGTTAGGGTCAGGTGCGATCACGGTACGGGCCGAGAAGTTGACACGTTTGCCCGAGAGAGAACCGCGGAACCGCCCTTCCTTCCCCTTGAGCCTCTGTGAGAGGGTCTTTAAGGGTCGGCCGCTCCGGTGCCGGGCGGGCGGGCAACCTGCCACCTCGTTATCGAGGTAGGTTGTGACATGGTACTGCAGGAGTTCCCAGAGGTCTTCGATGATGAGCTGGGGTGCGCCGGCATCCTGGTTCTCTTTGAACCGCTGGTTGATCCTTATGATATCCACGAGTTTGTGGGTCAGGTCATCCTCGGACCGCTGCCCGTTCTCAAGGATGATCGAGGGGCGCATCGTGACCGGTGGAACGGGGAGAACGGTGAGGATAGTCCACTCCGGTCTCGCGACGTCCGGGTTGATCCCGAGAGCACGCAGGTCTTCGTCCGGGATCTTCTCTAGGCGTGCGCGTATGTCGGCGGGGGTCAGTTTGTGCTCGATCTTTCTGCCGTCTTCCAGAAAGACCTCGGAGAAGGTGGTGGGTTTCTCAAAGTTGATCTTGAGCTGCTGTTCGCCGCAGTGGGGACAGACCCGCTCTTTCTTGATATCCTTCTCAGAGACAACCTCTGCCGTGAGGTCGCTCTCTTCGGTGCCGACGATCTTTTCGACCTCTTCAGCGGTCATCAGCAGCCTTGAACACGACCTGCAGGTTACACGCAGGAGTTTACGGATCAACCGGGTGTAGCCTACATGGATTACGGGTTTTGCAAGTTCGATGTGACCGAAATGGCCTGGACAGTCGGCCGCCTTCTGGTCGCAGGTCTTGCAGCGGAGACCCGGGTCGATGACACCAAGGCTGAGGTCCATCAGCCCCTGCGGGTAGGGAAACCCATCATCGTCATAGGTGTCCGCCCAGATGATCTTTCGAACGCTCATCTTGCGGATCTCCTTCGGTGAGAGGAGTCCGAACTCGATCTTTCCAACACGTTTAGGACTGGTCATGGTTTGAAACTGCCCCCCATATTATACCATATCTTCGAGCCTCAGGCGGGGAGCGATGCCCATGCTCTTCATCTCGTCGAGGAGAAGCTTGAACGCGTAGCTCATCTCGACGGGGTATATATCGGTTTCGCTGCCGCAGGTAAGACAGCGGGTAACCTTCCTCTTCCGGTCGACCATCGCCACCATACCGCATTTCGCACAGACCCACTGGGTCACCTTATCCGACTCATCGAGGAGTCGTTCTTTGAGCGCCATGGCCGCGCCGTGGCCAATCATCACATCACGCTCCATCTCACCGAACCGGAGCCCTCCCTCACGAGCACGGCCTTCGGTAGGCTGGCGGGTGAGAACCTGCACCGGACCGCGCGAGCGTGCATGCATCTTGCTTGAGACCATGTGGTAGAGTTTCTGGTAGTAGATGACGCCGATGTAGATATCTGCCGCAAACTGCCGCCCGGTGACACCGTCGTACATGACTTCACGGCCGTTGTGCGCAAACCCGAGTTCTTTGAGCGATTTTCGTAGATCTGCCTCACGTTCACCCCGGAACGCCGTTGCGTCGATCCTGCGTCCCTCGAGCGAACCCACCTTCCCGCTCAGCATCTCGAGCATGTGCCCGATGGTCATACGGCTCGGGACGGCGTGGGGGTTGATGATAAGGTCAGGTGTCATGCCAGACTCGGTGAAGGGCATATCTGCTGCGGGCTGGATGAGTCCGATGACGCCCTTCTGGCCGTGCCGGGACGCAAACTTGTCGCCGACCTCCGGTATCCTGAGGTCGCGAGTCCTGACCTTTACCAGCCTGGAGGAGTTCTCCCCCTCCGTGATGATGACCGTATCCACGATCCCGTGCTCGTTGCTCCGCATCGTGACCGATGTATCGCGCCGTTTTTCGACGGCGATCAGCTCGCTTGTAGGCTCCTCCAGGAACCTCGGTGGGGATGTCTTGCCGATCAGGACATCCTTCTCACGGACAACCGTCTCGGGGTTGATGATACCGTCGATGTCCAGGTTCGCGTAGTATTCGGAACCGTGTGCTCCAGAGACCTCTTCGTCCGGGATCTCGATCCGGTCCACCTGACCCCCGGGGTAACGCCGTTCTTCGCCCTCGTAGGTGCGGAAGAAGTGCGAACGCCCCAGACCACGGTCGATGGAAGCCTGGTTGATGATCAGTGCGTCCTCAATGTTGAACCCTTCATAGGAGAGGATGGCGACAACGAAGTTCTGGCCTGCCGGCCGATCGTCTGATCCGATGACATCGGAGGTCTGGGTGTAGATGAGCGGTTTTTGGGCGTAGTGGAGCATGTGCCCCCTGGTATCGGGGCGGAGTTTCATGTTTGCTGCGCCGAACCCGAGCGCCTGTTTGACCATCCCGGCTCCCATTGTGACACGGGGGCTGGCATTGTGCTCCGGGAACGGAACGTGAGCTGCACCTATACCCAGGATGAGAGAGGGGTCGATCTCCAGGTGCGTGTGCTCGGGGGTGAGATCCTTTTCGTTTATGGCAATGAGGAGATCCTCCTCCTCTTCGGCATCGACAAACTCGATCGCACCCTTCTGCACAAGGTCGTCAAAGGTGATCTCACCGTTCCGAAGGCGTTCGATATCCTCTTCGGTTACCCCGGGTAAACCCTTTCGAACCACGATCAGCGGCCGGCGTGCTCTGCCCCGGTCGGTGTGGACTATGACGTCGTTGTTGAATTCCTTGTAGGAGATGTTTATTTCAGAAGAGATCCTGCCGCACCGGCGCATCTCGCGCAACCGGCTGACAAGGTCCCGGGGGTTGTCTACAAGTCCAATCAGGGCTCCGTCAACAAAGACACGCGACTGTCTCATGCTGTCTCTCTCCGCAGGGCGATAACGCCCATCTCATACAGAGTGTTCTTCACTTCCTCTTCGTTGCTGACACCATTGCTGATCTCGACCATCTGGGCGAAGTTCTTAACCAGCCCACAGTTTGGCCCTTCTGGCGTCTCGCTTGGACAGATCCGTCCCCACTGGGTTGGATGCAGGTCACGGGCCTCGAAATGGGGTTGAGATCGTGAGAGGGGGGAGATCACGCGGCGGAGGTGCGATAGGACAGCCATGTGGTCGACCCGGTCCAGGAGCTGCGATACACCCGTGCGCCCTCCTACCCAGTTGCCGGTGGCAAGCGGGTGAAGCAGCCTCTCTGTCAGGACGTCCGCACGCACCGCGGTGCCGATCGAGAGGTCGCGATGGCGCATGCTGGCCCGCTCGAGCTGGTACTTAACGTCCCGCGTCAGGCGGTTGAGCGAGATCCGGAATAGGTCTTCCATAAGATCTCCTGCAAGTTTCAGCCGTTTGTTGGCGTAGTGGTCCTTATCGTCTATTCTGCGCCGCTCAAGGACCAGGTCGAAACAGGCCTCGGCCATTCGCCCCAGGAAGTGCGCTTTTGCCAGACGGACACTCTCAACCGCCGCTCTGTAACCGGGGTCGTCCTCTTTCAAGCCCGCCGGCATCAGGTGGTTTAAGTGGGGGAGCAGGTAGTTGTCAAGAACAAACTCGGCCCGTTTGCGCTGGTAGTCACGGGTCTGGTTGGGCGCGAGCTTCTTGCCAACGTACATGATCCCTTCGTCGACAGTGTCGCACTCGCTCTCCTCCAGGTTCTGCATCATAAAGGTCAGGATATCCTCATCGGTTGAGACCGCCTCGACGATGTCATGGTCACCCTGGAGCCCCAGCGCTCGCATCAGGTCAACGAAACGGAGGTGCCCGGCGACCGAGGGAAACGAGACCTCTAGCAGGTTCTTGCGGTTCCGCTCCACGATCACAAGCGCGCGGTAGCCACGGTACTGTGAGAAGACCTTCGCAACGTATATCCGTTCGTTGTAGCGTTCGGTGAACTCGGTCATGATCTTGTTTGAGGCAAGATCCTCAAGCGTCATCAGCACCCGCTCTGTGCCGTTGACGATAAAGTAGCCGCCAGGATCGAGAGGGTCTTCACCATGCTCGATCCTATCTTTATCGCTCAGGCTGTAGAGGTTGCAGGCTGCCGAACCCACCATCACCGGCAGCTGCCCGATGGTGGTGACGATCGGGTCCTGCGGTTCTCCGCCCTGGACGAGCGTCATCTCAAGTTGTATGGGCGCGGCGTAGGTGAGGTTCCGCAGGCGTGCCTCACTCGGGAAGAGCTCGGACTGCGATCCGTCCGCTTCACGAACGACGGGTTTCTTCACCTCTATCCTTCCCAGTTCAACCCATACAGCCTCTTTTCCCTTACCACGGGACTCAATGTCGGTCTCGATGACTCTCTGTTCATCGACGACTTCCTGAAGGTTGTGCAGGAGGAAATTGTTATAAGAGTCTAACTGGTGGCGCGCAACATGTTCCCGCGCAAAATATGCCCTGGACAAAACACTTCTGTCTAACAGATGGATCAGCTCCCGGCCTCAGAATTTATTTCTTGGGTCTCTTCACGACTATTCGGTAGGCTTCGGCCCTACCAGCGGTTCGACTGTCACGAATGATGCGGATGACGTTTCCTACTTCGCCCCGGATGGCCTTCACAGCGGGATCGTCGTGGTAGATCTTCGGTAATTGCTCTAAAGATATACGGTAGGTCGTAAGAAGTTCCGCAACCTCATCCTCGCTCATGATCTGATGGTCAGGTACCATCTCGTGTTTGAGTACGTCCAATGAAGTGCCCATCGCATTACACCTCATCAACGAAAAAGTTGCATATCAGATGCATCACCTTGCTAAAACCCATAGACATCGCCCATGGCAACGGGCCCAAGGGGATTTGAACCCCCGACCACCTGGTTAAAAGCCAGGCGCTCTACCTAACTGAGCTATAGGCCCCGCGCGTACTGCCATCCAGCATTATTACAATGCGAGAAGAGTATAAATAACTTACCTGAAGACGTGGAATAGTGTTTGCAGTCTGATGGTATAAACCTTTCAATTATCCTTCAATTTTACGAGTCATACCGGAATATTTTAATGCTTCCGGGCATTCCTGTTTTGTACATACTTTGCCGATCCGGGTGCATCCATGATTCCCTCACGATACTATGCCGAAAATGCCGTACCCGTTATATCGTGGGTTACGCAGTGCATCTACCTCCTCATCGCCGTCGCGCTATCCGTGCTTGCGCTCGTATCGTTATATGACGTTCTTCTCCAGATGGTGGCTCTCATTCACGCCGAAGACACGATGCAGGGTGCCCTCGAGGTGCTTCATGCGCTACTTTTGACCCTTATCCTGGTGGAGATCCTGGAGACGGTGACAGCATATTTCAGGACAAAAAAAGTGCTGGTAACGCCGATCCTGATTGCGGGGGTCACTGCGATGGTGCGGCGGGTGTTGATCTTCGGGGTAGAAGTCCACGAACCTGCCGAGATTGGCATGACTCTCGCGGCGATTTTGGTGCTGACGATCGCAATCGTTTATATCGGGAAGCAGGAACGCCAGGAAACCTACCTGGATGTAGGTTAATTCTGGACGCGGGGAGATGAGGGCTCTATAAGGCGTGCCCCTGGTTCAGGCTTCCTGTTCCCCCGATAGTGACTTGATCTGGGCGCGTATCTGATTCAGTCGCTCTTCCTGGATCTTGATGCTTGTAGCCATACTCTTTATGGCTCTTGTTATCTCCTCACCCACGCCGGCGCGGGCATCCCTGATGTTGTAGGTTGTCTCAAGGATCTTTAAGAGGCGGCGGTTGATATCGACGCTCTTTGAGAGGCGTTCGTACTCATCAATAAGCCTGGAATCAACACCGTCTTCGCGTGCTCGTTCGATATCGGCGGCGATGGAGTGCCGGCGTGTCAGCACGCGCCCGATGGCCTCGTAGAGCTGATGGTGGGTGGTTGGCTTGAGTATGTAGTCCTCGATGTATGGACCGTATTCGTTTGCCTCCTCTGGGGTGAGAGGTTTTGCGGTCAGCATGAGAACCGGGATGTTACGTGTTTCGGGGTTGGCTTTGATCTTTTCGAGCGTCTCCCATCCGTCCATAGGTTCCATCATGATATCCAGAAGTATCAGATCCGGAGGTGTCGTCTTAAGAACTTCAAGGCACTCTTCTCCGCTTAAAGCGGTTATTGGCTTATAACCCCCACGTTCCAGCATGGTCGCGAAAACATCGACGATCATTGGACTGTCGTCGACTATCAGTATTGTATACATCATGCCGCCTCCTCTCTGATCCTGGCTGCTATATCAAGCAGTTCTCTCTCTAATCCGGGAAGATCTGCAGGCTTATCGATCACCGCTGTTATCAGAGTGACCTCGTCGATACCCACGATAAGGATTGCAGCGCCGTTTGAGGAGATGGTAACCAGCGATGGCCGATCTATACCTACAGTCGCGCAGACCGCTTCGGCCGATGCAAGGACAGTTGCACTCATTGCTGCAAAAATAGATGACGTAATGCTCCCCTCGGGGAAGTGCTTGCCGATAATAGTTCCCTCGCAGGATACAAGAGCGACCGCGGCAACGCCGGTGACGGACCGGATCTCATCAATATACCTCCGAATGTTCTCTTCTGCGAAGGGATGACTGCTCATCTGATTTTACCCCTGCTCTTAACGCATTGAAATATCTGCGTTGCACCATATATGAATATCGAATTACCACACCACCGGGTTAGAGGTCCTCAAACCAATATCCGCAGGCTGTGATAGAATCCGGAAATGCGGCGGTTGCTTATAATCGCCATAAGAAAGCGTCCCGAAATTTGGAGTTCTTTTGCGAAGTTCATGAAGTTGCGTCACAGCCTTCAACCCTGGTTTGATAAACCCCTCCGTGGACGAATTCCAGGGGTGTGGCATCGCCGAGCACCTCCTTCCATCCGGATCCGGGATGGCCAGGGTTTGTATGAGGATGCTCCAGTCATTTACATAAAAATGCGAGAGTTGTGTTGCCCACCGCCGTGCGGTTCTGTTTTTTGAGGAATTTATTCACCTCGGCAAGCATCAGGAGCATCTCGTCCAGCGTCAGGAACCCGGGTTGTTTCGCTTTTGGGCTTCGAACCTCTTGCGTCCTGTATTTGCCCTCCTCTTCATGCTCCTCGTCGTTAACCGTCCGGTGGCATCGATCGTGTCCGTCTTCACCGGGAAGGGGGCGGGAGGAGGCCGCGGTAGCGCCGGGCGGGTGTGTGTCCTGAAGGATAATATGCCGTTCCAGGGCAGGGAGGTGGTCTGCGGCGATGCGGATCCCGTGGGAGATCTGTTCTTGCAGGGTTTCACCAAATCCGGGCACAGTCTGAGGGAACTTGAAGAAAACTGCTATATGCTGGCGTGCAATTTAGATTTAAGTCCTTCAGCGAGAAGACTCAAACAAATAAGTTTAAGTCTGCCAATTACTACTTTATCCCTGAGACGGTTTTGGATGATCAGGGCCTATACAATCACCTCTGGAAAAGGTGGGACTGGAAAGACGACCGTCACCGCAAACCTGGGCGTGGCGCTGGCCCAGTATGGGAGGGAGACCTGTGTAGTCGATACAGACATAGGCCTGGCAAACCTCGGGCTGGTGCTGGGTCTCTCCGAGACCCCGGTCACGCTGAATGAGGTCTTGACAGGTGAGGCACCGATCCAGGATGCGATCTACGAGGGGCCCTACGGTCTCATGGTCGTGCCAGGTGGGCTCTCACTCCAGCGCTTCCAGGATGTAGATCCAGAACGTCTCAAAGACGTGGTCCGTGATCTCACCGACATCTGTGATTTCCTGCTACTTGATGCTCCAGCCGGAATCGGCCCTGATGCGGTTTTAGCGCTCACCGCGGCGGACGAGGTCATCCTGGTCGTGAATCCCGAGATTGCCTCGATCGTGGATGCCATCAAGGTCAGGGTTCTGACGGAGACCGTTGGAGGCACGCCCGGTGGGGCCATCCTCAACCGGGCGGCACTGGAGAAGAGCAACACGAACCAGCGAAGGATCGAGAGAGCGCTCGGCGTCTCGATCATAGGCAGCATCCCTGAAGATCCCTCTGTGCGAGAGGCCTCGGCGGCCAGGATGCCGGTCGTTGTCAGATCACCAGCGTCAAAATCATCAAAAGCGTTCAGAAGGGTTGCGGCATCGCTGGCGGCTATCCCTGTTGAGGAGAGCCCCCGGAAGGTGCAGGAAAGATTCGTTGAGCGGCTTGCCCGCGCATTATTCAGGAGAGAACCTTGAATGACTGTAGATATTAATGCGTTCATGATAGTCCTGCTCTCGGCGATCATAGTATGCCTGTTGTTTATCATGTACGTGATGTACGTGCGTATCCAGCAGCTCCTCAAAGAGGTGGAGGAACTGGCCGGCAGGATGGAGATAACCGGGAGCGAACTGGAGCAACTGACACGAAGCGTGGAGGAGTACACGAAAACCCAGAGGTAGGGATCTCCCCTTTATTTAGGAAGTATGAGACTGAAGTCTCAGGGCGAGGAGTGGTCTGAAAGCGAAAATATATCTGTAATTCAACCCTATACTCTTGAGACGGGGCCATAGGGTAGCCTGGCCATCCTAGGAGACTGGGGGTCTTCTGACCTGCGTTCAAATCGCAGTGGCCCCATTCCACTACTATTTTCAGTCTGTACAACCAGATAGTCTTAAGCATGAGGTTCTATCCGGGCTGCACGGAGTGTCTGATCAGTCGGGTCGAGTATGAGAGCCGGCTCTGCATCGACGATCCGGCGCGTGTCGCTGAGATTGTCGGTGCCTGCCGTGATCTCCTTCAGCGCATAGCCGCGGAGCCGCTACCCGCCCCTGTCATCGCGAGCCGGGTGCACAGGCTCGCATACCGTTTGATCGGCAACGATGACCCATATCGGTTGCTGAAGAGGGAGAACAATATGGAGGCGATGGCGGTCTGCAGAGGGGTGCGCGACGACCTTGTGACCTTCCGCGATCTGGCGCTTGCGTCGGTCATCGCCAACACCCTGGACTACGGTTCGGTGGAGCACACCGTCACCGAGAACTTTGTCAAGTTCTTTTGTGATGAGTTTGCAGCCGGCTTGACCGTCGATAATACCGAGGCGATGGAGGCGCTCAGATCTCGTGTGGTTTACCTTGCCGACAACTGCGGCGAGATCGTCTTCGATGCGCTCTTTGCCGATCGCCTCAAGAAGACGGGGTCGCATGTCACATTTGCCGTCCGCGGTGCACCGATCTTAAACGACGCGACCCTTGAGGATGCCCTTGCCCTCGGGCTCGATCGCCGGGTCGACCTGCTCACCCCGACAACAGACGGGATCGCCGAACTCGGTCTCAATCGCGACCTTGTCCCGCCGGCGCTTGCCGATGCTCTCGATCGTGCAACGCTCGTTATCGCCAAGGGTATGGCCAACTACGAGTCTCTCTCCGACGATCGCGACCTCCCTCCGGTGGCTTACCTGATGTCGGTCAAGTGCGGTCCAATCGGGGCAGATATAGGCATCCCGGTCGGTTCCCGGGTTGCTCTCCTCCGTGATTGAACCAAACTGACTGGCCGATGGAACGGTGGGGACTGCAACCACGAATGAGGAGGGATGAGTCCCCCTGCCAGGGTGGCTGACATATTACCTGTGAGCCATACATCCAACGTGCCCTGGAAAATAGATCCGGGACGGCGGACCGATCAGCTCCATCACCAGAAGAGGTTCCGGGACATCTCCAACGCCTCAATGGCGGGCAGTTTCTTCCCTGTCAGGAACTCGATCGCCGCCCCGCCACCGGTGGAGATATGTGTGAACCGGTCCTCGATCCCGAGTCGCTCGACGGCCGCGCCGGAGTGCCCGCCACCAACAACCGAGAACTCCACGCTGGATGCAGCCCTCAGGATCTCGTAAGTGCCGAGGGCGAACGGCTCCTCCTCAAACAACCCGGCCGGGCCGTTAACAACAACCGTCCCTGACGTCGTTATCACCTCAGCAAGTCTCCGGATCGCCTCTGTTCCGATATCGAGGACCTGGGCGTCTTCGGGGACGGCGTTCACCGGGTAGTCGACCCGCTCCCCTTCTTCGCGCACGGCGATTGAATCGGGCAGAACGATCCGGTCACCGTGGATCTCAAGGAGTTTTTTAGCCCTCTCGATCTCGGCCCGGTAGCCCAGGTCTTCGATCAGCCGCTCGGAGGATCGCCCGATATGGTGACCTGCCGCAAGCAGGAAGACGTTTCCGACCACCCCGACCACGATCACCCGGTCGGCCGTCCCGTGTGCAAGGACGTTCTGTGCGACCGCGATTGAGTCATCCACCTTCGTCCCGCCAAGCACAAACGTCACCGGCCTTGGAGCGTCTGAAAAGACACGTGAGAGGTTTGTGATCTCTCTCTCCATCAGGAGCCCGGCCACCGATGGGAGCGCAAGCGGCAGCCCCACGATCGACGCCTGTGAGCGGTGAGCCGTCCCGAAAGCGTCGTTGACGTAGAACTCGGCCATCGACGCCAGTCTCCTTACAAGGAGTGTCTTCTTCGCCTCCTCCGGCTTCAGGGTCAGGTTCTCCTCGGCGGCGAACCGCAGGTTCTCAAGCATCAGGACATCCCCACGTTTCGCACCCCTGATGGTTTCACGTGCGCATCGCCCAAAGATGTCATCGACATAGGTCACGGGGCGGCCGAGCAATCGCTCCAGTTTTGCCGCGTGTGCCTCAAGTGTCGTGAAATCCTTTTTACCAGGTCTGCTCTGGTGCGTCAGGACAACCAGTCTTGTATCCTCGAGAGCCTGCACCGTTGGCAGGTGTTCCCGAAACCGTTTATCGTCCAGGATCTGGTTTGTAGAGGGATCGATGGGTGAGTTGAAGTCAACCCTCAGCATCACCGTTCCCGTCAGATTTCCAGCATCTGCAAGGGTAGCGATCTCCACCTGGTATCACCGGTCTCCCAGATCAGGCGCTCCGT from Methanoculleus receptaculi includes:
- a CDS encoding response regulator, which gives rise to MYTILIVDDSPMIVDVFATMLERGGYKPITALSGEECLEVLKTTPPDLILLDIMMEPMDGWETLEKIKANPETRNIPVLMLTAKPLTPEEANEYGPYIEDYILKPTTHHQLYEAIGRVLTRRHSIAADIERAREDGVDSRLIDEYERLSKSVDINRRLLKILETTYNIRDARAGVGEEITRAIKSMATSIKIQEERLNQIRAQIKSLSGEQEA
- the minD gene encoding cell division ATPase MinD; this translates as MIRAYTITSGKGGTGKTTVTANLGVALAQYGRETCVVDTDIGLANLGLVLGLSETPVTLNEVLTGEAPIQDAIYEGPYGLMVVPGGLSLQRFQDVDPERLKDVVRDLTDICDFLLLDAPAGIGPDAVLALTAADEVILVVNPEIASIVDAIKVRVLTETVGGTPGGAILNRAALEKSNTNQRRIERALGVSIIGSIPEDPSVREASAARMPVVVRSPASKSSKAFRRVAASLAAIPVEESPRKVQERFVERLARALFRREP
- a CDS encoding DNA-directed RNA polymerase subunit H; protein product: MGTSLDVLKHEMVPDHQIMSEDEVAELLTTYRISLEQLPKIYHDDPAVKAIRGEVGNVIRIIRDSRTAGRAEAYRIVVKRPKK
- a CDS encoding roadblock/LC7 domain-containing protein; translation: MSSHPFAEENIRRYIDEIRSVTGVAAVALVSCEGTIIGKHFPEGSITSSIFAAMSATVLASAEAVCATVGIDRPSLVTISSNGAAILIVGIDEVTLITAVIDKPADLPGLERELLDIAARIREEAA
- a CDS encoding DNA-directed RNA polymerase subunit B'', with translation MSRAYFAREHVARHQLDSYNNFLLHNLQEVVDEQRVIETDIESRGKGKEAVWVELGRIEVKKPVVREADGSQSELFPSEARLRNLTYAAPIQLEMTLVQGGEPQDPIVTTIGQLPVMVGSAACNLYSLSDKDRIEHGEDPLDPGGYFIVNGTERVLMTLEDLASNKIMTEFTERYNERIYVAKVFSQYRGYRALVIVERNRKNLLEVSFPSVAGHLRFVDLMRALGLQGDHDIVEAVSTDEDILTFMMQNLEESECDTVDEGIMYVGKKLAPNQTRDYQRKRAEFVLDNYLLPHLNHLMPAGLKEDDPGYRAAVESVRLAKAHFLGRMAEACFDLVLERRRIDDKDHYANKRLKLAGDLMEDLFRISLNRLTRDVKYQLERASMRHRDLSIGTAVRADVLTERLLHPLATGNWVGGRTGVSQLLDRVDHMAVLSHLRRVISPLSRSQPHFEARDLHPTQWGRICPSETPEGPNCGLVKNFAQMVEISNGVSNEEEVKNTLYEMGVIALRRETA
- a CDS encoding phosphate-starvation-inducible PsiE family protein, producing MIPSRYYAENAVPVISWVTQCIYLLIAVALSVLALVSLYDVLLQMVALIHAEDTMQGALEVLHALLLTLILVEILETVTAYFRTKKVLVTPILIAGVTAMVRRVLIFGVEVHEPAEIGMTLAAILVLTIAIVYIGKQERQETYLDVG
- a CDS encoding phosphoglycerate kinase; translated protein: MEIATLADAGNLTGTVMLRVDFNSPIDPSTNQILDDKRFREHLPTVQALEDTRLVVLTHQSRPGKKDFTTLEAHAAKLERLLGRPVTYVDDIFGRCARETIRGAKRGDVLMLENLRFAAEENLTLKPEEAKKTLLVRRLASMAEFYVNDAFGTAHRSQASIVGLPLALPSVAGLLMEREITNLSRVFSDAPRPVTFVLGGTKVDDSIAVAQNVLAHGTADRVIVVGVVGNVFLLAAGHHIGRSSERLIEDLGYRAEIERAKKLLEIHGDRIVLPDSIAVREEGERVDYPVNAVPEDAQVLDIGTEAIRRLAEVITTSGTVVVNGPAGLFEEEPFALGTYEILRAASSVEFSVVGGGHSGAAVERLGIEDRFTHISTGGGAAIEFLTGKKLPAIEALEMSRNLFW
- a CDS encoding damage-control phosphatase ARMT1 family protein, encoding MRFYPGCTECLISRVEYESRLCIDDPARVAEIVGACRDLLQRIAAEPLPAPVIASRVHRLAYRLIGNDDPYRLLKRENNMEAMAVCRGVRDDLVTFRDLALASVIANTLDYGSVEHTVTENFVKFFCDEFAAGLTVDNTEAMEALRSRVVYLADNCGEIVFDALFADRLKKTGSHVTFAVRGAPILNDATLEDALALGLDRRVDLLTPTTDGIAELGLNRDLVPPALADALDRATLVIAKGMANYESLSDDRDLPPVAYLMSVKCGPIGADIGIPVGSRVALLRD